TGAACGTGGCCGGGCTGGATGACAATGTTTTTTCCGATACTTTGTTCGGACACAAGAAAGGAGCCTTTACCGGAGCCACGGAAGCACGCATCGGTCTGGTGGAAAAGGCCAAAAACGGGACCCTGTTCCTTGATGAAATCGGTGATCTCAGCCCGGCTTCCCAGACCAAGCTGCTGCGGCTGTTGCAAGAGCACGAATTCATGCCGCTGGGGTCGGACATGTCCAAGCGATCCAGCGCGAGGATCATCACCGCCACCCACCAGTCCATCACTGCAATGCAGGTAGAGGGTAAATTCCGTAAGGATCTGTTTTTCAGACTGCGCGGACATATGCTTAATATCCCGCCGCTCAGGGAACGCAGGGAGGACCTGCCGTTGTTGATTTCCCATTTCCTCGATGAAGTGCAACGTGAAACAGGGAGCGAAGTGGAAACTGATGTGCATGAACTTTCCGCCTTTCTGGAAACTTATCCTTTTCCGGGGAATGTGCGGGAATTGCAGCATCTTGTTCATGATGCCGCTTCCATCTGCGGCAATGAGGAATTAAAAGCTGAGCATTTTAAAAAATTGCTGGTGGTGCCGGGGGATTCGCCCGGTTCAGAAGGATTTGTGCCTGATTCGGGAGAGAGCGTCAGCTTCGGCACGCGGCTGCCCACCTTGCAGGAGGTCCGGGCCCGGCTCATTGAAGAAGCCCTGCGCAGAACCAAGGGCAACCAGTCTTCAGCTGCCCAGCTCATCGGGGTCACCCGGCAGGCGGTGAGTAAATATTTGAAGAAAAATGGGTGAAGATTAAGTCCTGTAAGATAAGTCCCCGCAATGTCCCTGCTCATTGCGGGGAGTTTCATTTCTGATGCGAAAAATCATAAATGCCCTTGACAAGAGAGTGA
This sequence is a window from Desulfovibrio sp. JC010. Protein-coding genes within it:
- a CDS encoding sigma-54 dependent transcriptional regulator, giving the protein MNKSTGLTPRYPLLLVDDEDSWLQSFRATLRSQGIDNVVLLNDGAKVMETLAQRKFCAVAVDLMMPHVSGEELIPQIVEEHPEIPVLVISGLNEIKAVVNCIRKGAFDFIVKTEDRNTLIAGVRHAIEIFELRQENKSLQQRFFKDSPDRPELFAEIVTAHKDMVSIFKYIEAIAETSRPALITGESGVGKELIARALHNGSGRKGKFVAVNVAGLDDNVFSDTLFGHKKGAFTGATEARIGLVEKAKNGTLFLDEIGDLSPASQTKLLRLLQEHEFMPLGSDMSKRSSARIITATHQSITAMQVEGKFRKDLFFRLRGHMLNIPPLRERREDLPLLISHFLDEVQRETGSEVETDVHELSAFLETYPFPGNVRELQHLVHDAASICGNEELKAEHFKKLLVVPGDSPGSEGFVPDSGESVSFGTRLPTLQEVRARLIEEALRRTKGNQSSAAQLIGVTRQAVSKYLKKNG